A stretch of the Medicago truncatula cultivar Jemalong A17 chromosome 5, MtrunA17r5.0-ANR, whole genome shotgun sequence genome encodes the following:
- the LOC11414364 gene encoding uncharacterized protein, translated as MDKKYEVYKGYRYIHKHILINLQDHSLIYKSEKMYATRLLSMYKMNPSALSDPPPSGPNSSYLVILDEEAQTYCCFGLCKDHRIKNFPIPQNKEVTINYTSCIENMITREINTYSEEAMFIPVLNQPLSSNRYYVIRREGKYQGQASTSSKEEDKTTCLCCSFVRDVKPKALEPFNDYQQVEIIKKGNGFRAKSVASDGIPPGLLRKKSWKLNASTPRNYHFSEALGSNDSLRFKLPNFNFPIFNDCSESVVVGKWYCPFMFVKEGMNLKEHMKMSTFYELTLEQRWEKIFSKENSGEGDVLVDVVIQTEIAKVEGKDAVWDENRLVDGVLWFKSVEEKSVGLSLEVVEAMKWEQRRFGWNAGNERQVRVTKVEEFDGANKWKKFSSYVLVESYSLRRMDSKLVLTYDYRHSHQIRSKWE; from the exons atgGATAAGAAATATGAAGTATATAAAGGATACAGGTACATTCATAAACATATATTGATTAATCTTCAAGATCATAGTTTAATCTACAAATCAGAGAAAATGTATGCAACAAGACTTCTTTCCATGTACAAAATGAATCCTAGTGCACTTTCAGACCCACCACCATCAGGACCAAATTCAAGTTATCTTGTGATATTGGATGAAGAAGCTCAAACTTACTGCTGTTTTGGTTTGTGCAAGGACCATAGAATCAAGAATTTTCCTATCCCTCAGAACAAAGAGGTAACCATCAATTATACATCTTGTATAGAAAATATGATAACTAGAGAAATAAACACATACAGTGAAGAAGCCATGTTCATTCCAGTATTGAATCAACCGTTGTCTTCGAATCGCTACTATGTTATAAGAAGGGAGGGGAAATATCAAGg CCAAGCTAGTACAAGTTCAAAGGAAGAGGACAAGACcacatgtttatgttgtagttttgTCCGTGATGTTAAACCAAAAGCTTTGGAGCCCTTCAATGATTATCAACAGGTAGAAATAATCAAAAAAGGTAATGGATTTCGCGCAAAATCAGTTGCCTCTGATGGAATTCCTCCTGGGTTATTGAGGAAAAAAAGTTGGAAACTTAATGCTAGCACTCCCCGCAACTACCATTTCAGCGAAGCTTTAGGCTCAAATGATTCCTTGCGTTTCAAGCTACCAAATTTCAACTTTCCAATTTTCAATGATTGTTCTGAATCAGTGGTTGTTGGAAAGTGGTATTGTCCATTTATGTTTGTGAAGGAAGGAATGAATTTAAAGGAGCATATGAAGATGTCAACATTCTATGAGCTAACACTTGAGCAAAGATGGGAGAAgattttttcaaaggaaaatagTGGAGAAGGTGATGTGCTTGTAGATGTTGTTATTCAAACAGAAATTGCTAAGGTTGAAGGAAAGGATGCTGTTTGGGATGAAAATAGATTGGTTGATGGAGTTTTGTGGTTTAAGAGTGTTGAAGAGAAAAGTGTTGGATTGAGTTTGGAAGTTGTTGAGGCAATGAAATGGGAACAAAGAAGGTTTGGATGGAATGCTGGGAATGAAAGACAAGTGAGAGTAACAAAAGTTGAGGAGTTTGATGGAGCAAATAAGTGGAAGAAATTTAGTAGTTATGTGTTGGTTGAAAGTTATTCTTTGAGGAGAATGGATTCAAAATTGGTGCTAACTTATGATTACCGACACTCGCATCAAATTAGGAGCAAATGGGAATGA